One Roseburia rectibacter DNA window includes the following coding sequences:
- a CDS encoding ROK family glucokinase, whose amino-acid sequence MKKYAFGIDIGGTTCKIGFFETSGKLIDKWEIKTNTENNGAAILSDIAQAVDNKLAQEGISKDDVQGVGIGVPGPVKSNGVVNRCVNLGWGIVNVEEELGNLTGLKVKAGNDANVAALGEMWQGAAKGCKDVIMVTLGTGVGGGIIVDGKVVAGFNGAGGEIGHITVNHDEIEACTCGQYGCLEQYTSATGIVRVAKRKLAKTNDETSLRNFPELTAKDVFDEAKSGDAVALGLVDEVCGILGSTLSNIACVVNPEVVVIGGGVSKAGSILIESIQKHFVETSFHACRNTKFVIAGLGNDAGMYGCVQMLLD is encoded by the coding sequence ATGAAAAAGTATGCATTTGGAATTGATATTGGGGGAACTACCTGTAAGATTGGATTTTTTGAGACAAGCGGAAAGCTGATCGATAAATGGGAGATCAAGACCAATACTGAAAATAACGGAGCAGCGATCCTGTCTGATATTGCACAGGCAGTGGATAATAAACTGGCGCAGGAAGGCATCAGTAAAGATGATGTACAGGGTGTTGGAATCGGTGTTCCAGGACCGGTTAAGAGTAATGGTGTGGTAAACCGCTGTGTAAACTTAGGCTGGGGCATTGTTAACGTTGAGGAAGAGCTCGGAAATCTGACAGGTCTGAAAGTCAAAGCAGGAAATGATGCGAACGTTGCAGCTTTAGGAGAGATGTGGCAGGGTGCAGCAAAAGGCTGTAAAGACGTTATCATGGTAACACTTGGAACCGGTGTCGGCGGCGGTATCATCGTAGATGGAAAAGTCGTTGCAGGATTTAATGGTGCAGGCGGTGAGATCGGACATATCACCGTAAATCATGATGAGATCGAGGCATGTACCTGTGGACAGTACGGCTGTTTAGAGCAGTATACTTCCGCAACCGGTATCGTTCGCGTGGCAAAGAGAAAACTTGCTAAGACCAACGATGAGACAAGCCTTAGAAACTTCCCGGAACTGACTGCAAAAGATGTGTTTGATGAGGCTAAGAGCGGAGATGCAGTGGCACTTGGTTTAGTGGATGAAGTCTGCGGAATCTTAGGATCTACCTTATCTAATATTGCATGTGTGGTTAATCCGGAAGTTGTTGTTATCGGTGGCGGTGTTTCCAAAGCAGGAAGTATCCTGATCGAGAGCATCCAGAAGCATTTTGTGGAGACATCCTTCCATGCCTGCCGCAATACAAAGTTTGTAATTGCAGGACTTGGTAATGATGCCGGAATGTATGGATGTGTGCAGATGCTGTTGGACTAA
- a CDS encoding response regulator transcription factor, whose translation MGIKLLIADDEDVVRNGITKYIQLHTDRYEKIYGAKNGQEALDFIFRYRPDIMLLDVQMPVMNGIEVMQAAHRGGILPNTIILSGYDEFRYAQQAVRFGAREYMLKPSRSSDILKKINELADDVFGPENEEPPVIIQKNQLVELAKEYMDEHYFENLSLNDIAGKIGISPAYLSSLFSQQAGITLIDYLNEVRIDHACVYLEQNFFKTYEIAYKVGFRDEKYFSKVFRKVMEMSPSEYKKRSKYGYKKPLMKA comes from the coding sequence ATGGGAATTAAATTACTGATCGCAGATGATGAAGATGTTGTGAGAAATGGCATTACAAAATATATCCAGCTTCATACCGACCGCTATGAAAAAATTTATGGTGCAAAAAACGGACAGGAAGCACTGGACTTTATTTTTCGTTACCGACCGGACATTATGCTGCTTGATGTACAGATGCCAGTGATGAATGGCATAGAAGTCATGCAGGCGGCACACCGCGGGGGAATTTTGCCAAACACGATTATTTTAAGCGGTTATGATGAATTTCGTTATGCGCAGCAGGCGGTGCGGTTCGGGGCGCGTGAGTATATGTTAAAGCCGAGCCGTTCTTCTGATATTTTAAAAAAGATCAATGAACTGGCGGATGATGTATTTGGACCGGAAAATGAGGAACCGCCTGTGATCATCCAGAAAAACCAGCTGGTAGAACTGGCAAAAGAATATATGGATGAACATTATTTTGAAAACCTGTCGTTAAACGATATTGCAGGAAAAATCGGAATCAGTCCGGCATACCTTTCGAGCCTGTTTTCACAGCAGGCGGGTATCACGCTGATCGATTATCTGAATGAGGTGCGGATCGACCATGCCTGTGTCTATCTGGAACAGAATTTTTTCAAAACTTATGAGATCGCTTACAAGGTGGGATTCCGGGATGAAAAGTACTTTTCCAAGGTATTCCGCAAGGTCATGGAGATGTCTCCGTCGGAATATAAAAAGAGGAGTAAATATGGATACAAGAAACCCTTGATGAAGGCTTGA
- a CDS encoding carbohydrate ABC transporter permease codes for MGKTKRYTGDRIFDFVNTAIILILTVLILVPLLNVVASSFAGSTALAEGGFIFFPKEWSLDNYRAVFKDTSIWQAFLISVAKTVLGVVTHVFFCAMVAFALSKRDLRGRKLYTVMGIITMFFSGGMIPTYLLMKQLGLLNNFMVYILPQLFSYYDVVILMNFFRQVPASLEESAKIDGAGVWRIFLTIAMPLSKPALATIALFNGVYQWNDFMTAKLYMTDKSLYPVQMKIYEIIVQQQAQSMNSIGNVALSTTSKGIQLATIVVTTVPIIIIYPLLQKHFVSGMMLGAVKE; via the coding sequence ATGGGAAAAACAAAACGATACACAGGAGACAGGATATTTGATTTTGTGAATACGGCAATTATTCTGATACTTACAGTTTTGATACTGGTGCCGCTGTTGAATGTGGTTGCGTCTTCTTTTGCGGGAAGTACGGCATTAGCGGAGGGAGGATTTATCTTCTTTCCAAAAGAGTGGTCATTAGACAATTACAGAGCAGTGTTTAAGGACACTTCCATCTGGCAGGCATTTTTGATTTCAGTTGCAAAAACAGTGCTCGGTGTGGTCACGCATGTATTTTTCTGTGCGATGGTCGCATTTGCACTCAGCAAGCGGGATTTGCGGGGACGAAAACTGTACACGGTAATGGGAATCATCACGATGTTTTTTTCGGGCGGCATGATTCCAACTTACCTGTTGATGAAACAGCTCGGACTTTTAAATAATTTTATGGTGTACATACTGCCACAGCTTTTCAGCTATTATGACGTTGTCATTCTGATGAACTTTTTCAGACAGGTTCCGGCATCATTGGAAGAATCTGCAAAAATTGATGGCGCCGGTGTATGGAGAATTTTTCTTACGATCGCAATGCCATTATCAAAACCGGCACTTGCAACGATCGCACTTTTTAATGGCGTATACCAGTGGAATGATTTTATGACTGCGAAATTATATATGACAGATAAAAGCCTGTACCCAGTACAGATGAAGATTTATGAGATCATTGTACAGCAGCAGGCACAGAGCATGAACAGTATCGGAAATGTTGCACTTTCCACGACATCGAAAGGAATACAACTTGCAACAATTGTAGTTACAACAGTACCGATCATTATTATTTATCCGCTCTTACAGAAACATTTTGTATCAGGAATGATGCTTGGAGCGGTCAAAGAATAA
- a CDS encoding AraC family transcriptional regulator: protein MSDSKNDPIFEQDRITDGFDIFFWEFNDKSSFVATHWHTAIEMMYIIDGEVNVTMNHQTTVLLPGDIYLIDSRLPHSTKSINGNHALLLQFPYQFLQKYIPNVDSYVFGFDCHTTNPIQKTKQLQLIEVVKQMQIVYQIKPRGGLLRFNSLLFEMLYLLYHNFAREVESSSVKKDVKNFRRLDPILTYTREHYNEPISLSQIANIACFQEEYFCHFFKKNMGVTYFQYLNEIRLSHIYHDLTSTDIPLKELLERHGFTNYKLFRRMFYEQFHTTPGEYRKSYTTSDLETD from the coding sequence ATGTCAGACTCAAAAAATGATCCGATTTTCGAACAGGACCGTATCACTGACGGTTTTGATATTTTTTTCTGGGAATTTAATGATAAGAGCAGTTTTGTTGCCACGCACTGGCATACTGCCATAGAAATGATGTACATTATTGACGGCGAAGTAAATGTTACCATGAACCACCAGACCACCGTGTTATTGCCCGGTGATATTTACCTGATTGATTCACGTCTTCCCCATTCGACAAAATCAATCAACGGAAACCACGCCCTTTTGCTGCAGTTTCCTTACCAATTTTTACAGAAGTATATTCCGAATGTAGATTCCTATGTATTTGGTTTCGACTGTCACACGACCAATCCAATTCAGAAAACCAAGCAGCTCCAGTTGATCGAGGTCGTAAAGCAGATGCAGATTGTCTACCAGATCAAGCCCAGAGGTGGTCTGCTGCGTTTTAACAGTCTGCTCTTTGAAATGCTCTATCTTCTCTATCACAATTTTGCCAGAGAGGTGGAAAGCTCCAGTGTCAAAAAAGATGTAAAAAACTTCAGACGCTTAGATCCGATTCTGACTTATACAAGGGAACATTATAATGAACCTATCTCTCTCTCTCAAATTGCAAACATAGCCTGTTTTCAGGAAGAATATTTCTGTCATTTTTTCAAAAAAAATATGGGAGTCACCTACTTTCAATACTTAAATGAAATAAGGCTATCCCATATCTATCACGACCTGACATCCACAGATATTCCTCTAAAGGAGCTGTTAGAACGTCATGGTTTTACCAATTATAAATTATTTCGCCGCATGTTTTATGAACAGTTCCATACGACTCCGGGGGAATACCGGAAAAGCTATACAACTTCAGATCTGGAAACTGATTAG
- a CDS encoding helix-turn-helix transcriptional regulator produces the protein MCKKNYPEKLLLKDISSAGNCCKTKCTSLFQRYLNTSPMIYLNRYRLEKSIFLLRNTSMSVTEIAYMCGFSNTSYFCELFHKYYHTTPGKFRSQNR, from the coding sequence ATGTGCAAAAAAAACTATCCGGAAAAACTTCTGCTGAAAGATATTTCCTCTGCCGGAAACTGCTGTAAAACAAAATGCACTTCTCTATTTCAAAGGTATTTAAATACTTCCCCTATGATATATCTAAACCGTTATCGTTTAGAAAAATCTATTTTTCTTCTCCGGAACACGTCAATGTCCGTTACCGAAATAGCATATATGTGTGGGTTTTCAAATACCAGTTATTTTTGTGAACTTTTTCATAAGTATTACCATACCACACCAGGGAAATTCCGAAGCCAGAATAGATAA
- a CDS encoding glycoside hydrolase family 30 protein, whose protein sequence is MHIQSCDFALGNYAYVEDETDKELKTFSIERDKEYILPLIHAAKEQEEELTLLASPWSPPAFMKTNGEMNHGGKLKKEYYGMWADMVAHYVTEYKKQGVHISRLTVQNEPNASQTWDSCLFTGKEEQEYVCGYLRPALDAAGHTEVKINIWDHNKERVLDRAMESMSTEESRNAIDGIGFHWYTGDHFEALQEVRNRFPEKELIFTEGCVEYSRFAADSQVAHAEMYAHDILGNFNAGMNAYLDWNIYLDEQGGPNHVKNYCDAPVMCDTKNDTIDVKLSYYYIGHFSRFIKRGAKRMLISRFTSQVEAAGFVNPDGGKVAVLLNRMDEVQKFTFGDGSKVCEMEMEPHTIMTICW, encoded by the coding sequence GTGCATATTCAGAGCTGCGATTTTGCACTTGGAAACTATGCATATGTGGAAGATGAAACAGACAAAGAACTAAAGACATTTTCCATTGAGCGTGACAAAGAGTATATTTTGCCGCTGATCCATGCGGCAAAAGAGCAGGAGGAAGAATTGACATTGCTCGCCTCCCCATGGAGTCCGCCTGCGTTTATGAAAACAAACGGTGAAATGAATCATGGCGGAAAATTAAAGAAAGAGTATTACGGCATGTGGGCGGATATGGTAGCGCACTATGTGACAGAATATAAAAAACAGGGCGTTCATATCAGCAGGCTTACAGTACAGAATGAGCCGAATGCGTCACAGACATGGGATTCCTGTCTGTTTACCGGAAAAGAAGAACAGGAATACGTATGTGGCTATTTAAGACCGGCATTAGATGCTGCCGGACATACCGAAGTAAAGATTAATATCTGGGATCACAACAAGGAGCGCGTCTTAGACCGTGCGATGGAGAGCATGTCCACAGAAGAATCAAGAAATGCGATTGATGGAATCGGATTTCACTGGTATACCGGAGATCATTTTGAAGCACTGCAGGAAGTGAGAAACCGTTTCCCGGAAAAAGAGCTGATCTTTACCGAGGGATGCGTGGAATATTCAAGGTTTGCAGCAGACAGCCAGGTGGCTCATGCAGAAATGTACGCGCATGATATATTAGGAAATTTCAATGCAGGAATGAACGCTTATTTAGACTGGAATATCTACTTAGATGAGCAGGGTGGACCGAATCATGTGAAAAATTATTGTGATGCTCCGGTTATGTGTGATACAAAAAATGATACGATCGATGTTAAATTATCTTACTATTATATCGGACATTTCAGCCGTTTTATCAAACGCGGAGCAAAGAGGATGCTGATTTCCCGTTTTACATCACAGGTAGAAGCAGCCGGATTTGTCAACCCAGATGGAGGTAAAGTGGCAGTTCTGTTGAACAGAATGGATGAAGTGCAGAAGTTTACATTTGGTGACGGAAGCAAAGTGTGTGAGATGGAGATGGAGCCGCACACGATCATGACGATATGCTGGTAG
- a CDS encoding ABC transporter permease translates to MGKKKENIPKLTCKEKRKAYAHDFKKQLPLQVMVIPGIIFMIIFCYWPIYGLTIAFKSYTVVDTINSARWVGLENFKIVATDKYFWQSVVNTLGISFLKLLIGFTTPIMLSIMIYELRDGPFKRVIQTISYLPHFLSWIVLGGMLINWLSTTGLLNQILMAFGMVGTPKNFLLDSGKYWWIASLSDTWKEAGWGTVLYLATMAGIDPTYYEAAKMDGAGRMRQIFSITLPLMKTIISLNFILTVSGLLKSNLDQTLVLMNSQNQVRAEVIDSYVYRMGMTQGDFSYATAVGLGVSVVSVILLVTANKITGKINEESVL, encoded by the coding sequence ATGGGAAAAAAGAAAGAAAATATACCAAAATTGACCTGTAAAGAAAAAAGAAAGGCGTATGCGCATGATTTTAAAAAGCAGCTTCCATTGCAGGTTATGGTCATACCGGGAATTATCTTTATGATCATTTTCTGTTATTGGCCAATTTATGGGCTGACCATTGCATTTAAGAGTTATACAGTTGTCGATACGATCAATTCGGCAAGATGGGTTGGTCTTGAAAATTTTAAGATCGTGGCGACGGATAAATATTTCTGGCAGTCGGTTGTGAATACACTTGGAATCAGTTTTTTAAAACTTTTGATCGGATTTACAACACCGATCATGCTCTCCATCATGATTTATGAACTGCGGGATGGCCCATTTAAAAGAGTGATCCAGACGATCTCCTATCTGCCACATTTCCTTTCCTGGATCGTGCTGGGTGGTATGCTGATCAACTGGCTGTCAACGACAGGACTTTTAAACCAGATCCTTATGGCGTTTGGAATGGTAGGTACACCGAAAAATTTCCTGCTGGATTCCGGGAAATACTGGTGGATCGCATCCTTATCCGACACCTGGAAAGAGGCAGGATGGGGAACGGTGCTCTACCTTGCAACGATGGCGGGAATCGACCCGACCTATTATGAGGCGGCAAAGATGGATGGTGCCGGAAGAATGCGCCAGATTTTCAGTATTACACTGCCGCTTATGAAAACGATCATCAGTCTTAATTTTATTCTGACTGTGAGTGGGCTTTTAAAATCCAATTTGGATCAGACATTAGTTCTTATGAATTCACAAAACCAGGTAAGAGCAGAAGTCATTGATTCTTATGTTTATCGGATGGGTATGACACAGGGAGATTTTTCCTATGCGACTGCGGTAGGACTTGGCGTATCGGTCGTATCTGTGATCTTACTTGTGACAGCGAATAAGATTACCGGGAAGATTAATGAAGAATCAGTATTGTAA
- a CDS encoding type 2 periplasmic-binding domain-containing protein — translation MKKSMWKKGMAAVFAAALAVGTLAGCGGGSKQTDAGLTQTGEDGVVEGGRYTLDENTPAWKSDTKENTKLTWYVNAEWWNTDWGNDVVTKKIKDDLKLDVEFLVGDDTKLNTFFAGGDMPDIITVFDSNSSVAQKADTWAYALQDLADNYDPYFYKVASDQTLSWFSMDDGKTYGYPDYSNTQEDYDGGDIFAKTAFVIRNDVYEALGKPSMGTQEEFLNVLGEIKEKYPDLIPLGFNNFETDGTSSLGDVLQDFLGVPIANDDNTFYDRNMDEDYLSWIKTFNEAYRDGYISDDSFTDDNTAWQEKESIGKYACIMMDGTVQQSGFLTTFASSDPDAAYIAIDGPQSTKGNAPKLNQAGISGWMITYVSKTCKDPAKAIQIYTYLLDDDGQILTNYGIEGETYEINADGKYELTEAAKELRDSDNDRFKKEMRLGEFIPFGHDRYKALSDDAYPDAVKQMQEWGIGKLYPHFILENTDPDTGSNEARAYSAIKTNWATTLVGMIRANDDAEFDSILEAHKQFRADNDWDAIVKERNEKMQKNAEKLNTK, via the coding sequence ATGAAAAAATCAATGTGGAAAAAAGGAATGGCAGCTGTATTTGCAGCGGCGCTTGCAGTGGGGACACTTGCAGGCTGTGGCGGGGGATCAAAACAGACAGATGCAGGACTGACACAGACCGGCGAGGACGGAGTTGTAGAAGGTGGACGTTATACGCTAGATGAAAACACACCGGCATGGAAATCAGACACCAAAGAAAATACAAAACTGACCTGGTATGTGAATGCAGAATGGTGGAACACCGACTGGGGAAACGATGTGGTGACAAAAAAGATCAAGGATGACTTAAAACTGGATGTGGAATTTTTAGTCGGTGATGATACGAAACTGAATACATTTTTTGCCGGTGGGGATATGCCGGATATTATTACCGTTTTTGACAGCAACTCAAGTGTGGCACAGAAGGCAGATACCTGGGCATATGCACTGCAGGATCTTGCAGATAATTATGATCCATATTTTTACAAGGTGGCATCGGATCAGACCTTAAGCTGGTTCTCGATGGATGACGGCAAGACCTATGGATATCCTGATTATTCCAATACACAGGAGGATTATGATGGTGGCGATATTTTCGCAAAAACAGCATTTGTGATCCGGAATGATGTGTATGAGGCGCTCGGTAAGCCATCTATGGGAACACAGGAAGAGTTTCTTAATGTACTTGGAGAAATTAAAGAGAAATACCCGGATCTGATTCCACTTGGTTTTAACAACTTTGAGACAGACGGAACAAGTTCTCTTGGCGATGTATTACAGGATTTCTTAGGGGTTCCGATCGCAAATGATGACAATACATTCTATGATAGAAATATGGATGAGGATTATCTGTCGTGGATTAAAACATTCAATGAGGCATATCGTGATGGTTATATCAGCGATGACAGTTTTACGGATGACAACACTGCATGGCAGGAAAAAGAAAGTATTGGTAAATATGCCTGCATTATGATGGATGGTACGGTGCAGCAGTCTGGTTTCCTTACCACGTTTGCAAGCTCAGATCCGGATGCAGCTTATATTGCAATCGACGGACCGCAGAGTACAAAAGGCAATGCACCGAAACTTAATCAGGCAGGAATCAGTGGATGGATGATCACATATGTTTCTAAGACCTGCAAGGATCCTGCAAAAGCAATCCAGATATATACCTACCTTTTAGATGATGACGGTCAGATTCTTACTAATTACGGCATTGAGGGAGAGACATATGAGATCAATGCAGACGGTAAATATGAACTGACAGAAGCAGCAAAAGAATTGCGTGACAGTGATAACGACCGCTTTAAAAAGGAGATGCGTCTCGGTGAGTTTATCCCATTCGGACATGACCGCTATAAAGCATTGAGCGATGATGCATACCCGGATGCAGTAAAACAGATGCAGGAGTGGGGCATTGGAAAATTATATCCGCATTTTATCCTTGAAAATACTGATCCGGATACCGGAAGCAATGAGGCGCGTGCATACAGTGCGATTAAAACTAACTGGGCGACCACTTTAGTTGGTATGATCCGAGCAAATGATGATGCAGAGTTTGACAGTATTTTAGAGGCACACAAACAATTCCGTGCAGATAATGACTGGGATGCGATTGTAAAAGAACGCAATGAAAAAATGCAGAAGAATGCAGAAAAATTAAATACAAAATAG